ATGTTAGCCATATGTGCGGCAGATCAACAAAACTCCAAACAGTATATAGATGTTTATTTCACCATGCAAAGACTATAGAATTAAAGTTGAGAAAGAGAGATCAGAAAGGAAGAAATCAAACTAAGGATCTATAGAATTAAAGTCAAGAAATTTAACTATAAGAAAATCTAATGAAAAATAGCAAGTAAATATACAGTCAGGGTTTACAATCAGCTAGTAGCCTGAGCAACAAAGGAAATTTATCCCAAACTAAACTAAGAAAATAAGAGCATGTTAAGTGGAGGTATTGCAAATTCGAACCTTacctatcatatcatcaaagaGTTACAACCAAGACCCTCATAATTTCAGCCTCGCTATATTCTATTATTCAGTTAAGATGTTTTATTACaaaatcacaaataaaaaatctcagtAACAGAGTTTAAGGagttaatatatacataaaaaccTCCTAAATTTGACGCACAATACCAATTCTAGTTCGGGTCAACGCAAGTCATTTCCTCTCACTGTAATCAAAATCTCTTCGATCAAAAAGTGCAATTCAGGTTAACGCGATcgttaaattttatgataataagaAAACCCCAGATCAATTCTCATCACATCCCAAAATATGTTCAACGAAACCATAAAATTCCACGATCACGCAACAGATGCACAAAACGAAATACCATCAATTTATGTCAATCATTaattcagaaaataaaataatatcgaaaTTATAATTCAGAGAAATGATCCATGAACGAACCCCAAAATACATGAACCTTCACAAGATTCAGATTAACGATCTACAGGTACAAAGGCGAGAAAAAATAACCataatttgataacaaaataCGATTAAAAACATCAAATGGTTAACTGAAAAGAAGAGAGCAAAAATCCTTGCCTCGCTCGACGTACGCCATGGGGGCTACTCAAGAATTCTTTGTGAACGAACAAAGAGATAGATGCCAATGACAGAAAACTCCAGAGTTTTAGATGATTTTATGGCTTAcgtgtttaattgattttgattggcTAAGCAAACTCAGTTGACAGCTACCGTGAATTTGGCGTGTTTTAATTGGCTCTATCTAGAATTTACGGCATTAACAGGAGCTCCAGAACCCGAATCATAAATTAAGCTAATCAAATATAAAGCACACTAActcgtatattaaaaaaaaaaagaggaaggaTTTATTTCCATCTAAGTTTTGATgcatttagattaaaaaaatctaaaatctcatttataaaattattattttattaataatatcaaaacccCTTTCGACTTTAAAACTTTACTCGATGTACAATGTCCTCTCTTCTCCAGATCTCTTCCTCttcaataaaaagatttaaagagAGAAGATTGTTGTGCGTTAACCAACATTTTATAGTAGAGAGGGAAAGTCGTCGACCCTGAAGATGATGgccaaatgagaggaaaaaaaaaggtttttggGGAAGGagattgtgatttttcaaagttagaaaattttaaataaatgtaaagttgttagtttttaaaactttagggaaaatataataaattttttatttttttaatattattaataacataacaattttatttctgtctctaataaaatttttttaactataactAACTTATGAATAAgactttaagttttttaaatctcatgAATGTAACTTTAGGAACaatcaaaacttgggtgaaaaatagtcctctgacctttaaaaaaaagttaccgaattaaaatttgttaggCACAAATTGAAGAAATGTTAAAAAGACAAATATCAATTGTAACAAAAGAATATGTTAGGCAAATTATCATGTATTTCAATATGTTAGGCAACATAGACAACTAACATTTGTAAAGCCAGTGGCTTGAAATCAACCAAAGAAAGAAACTACAAAACAGAGTTCTGGAATTCACAGCATGTGATTGCCGAAGTCCTGGATGCAAATCTTTCCTTGAAGCAATGGTAACAAATTTCCGGATTAAGTGTAATAAACAAACAATATACCAGCAGCCAAATTGCAGTGGCCAAAAGTTGTATAATAGCaaataatttgtcattaaaAAGATCCACACCAAGACAATGGCCTCAAattatgatcaaaattttgaCAACCTCGTGTCCCAAATCAGTAAATAACAGCCTGAAAAGTTGTATAACCAAGTTTCCAGAGGAACATGCCTGAAATTTGCTCCTCATAGGCCAAAAAGGAAGGCAATTAAGGAAACTCAACCACGGGGATTAGCATGCCATTCTAAACAAACTGCTGTCAAGTTGCAACACAGGTCAAAGTTTTGTTTGGAAAAATCATGTCTGAACCCAAGGACCAAAACAGGAATATCAAACTGGCTCCTTAGGtttcattaaattaatttaccaGCTCAAGtatcaaaaataacaatttaccaTTGTCATTTTATTTCGCATACCAAGCTTAGTGTGTGCTAGGCAGATAATGAATCCCAACAGAATAGCGAATATAAGgggtaaattgttattttctacTGGAGAAAGGGCATTGTTATTCAATGAAACCTCAAGGAAATAACTCTTACGATAACCTAACAATGTCCAGATGGAAAGATATTTGTAATAGAAAACAAATGGACATCTTATAGTCTAGTCCTGACTCTAatgattcaaactgaattacaCTTTGTACAAGCCATACACATCAAAAACATCCATTGAACCCTGAACTTTGTGAAGtacaaattgaataaaatgaacAACTTAAAATTCCAACCATGTGCACCTTATGAACATAAATTCATTCCCAATAAACTATACAGAGCTccaaaaaatatcatcaatttaaacttatctTGGGCCAGAAAGCTGATGTGAAGAGACATAAGAAAAACAAGTGTTTGAGCCAATTCTAGTGCTAGTGGGGGAAGCATCTGCTTGCACAAAAAACATGACATCACTTtgcccttcttcttcttctatcaTAGACGCCTCAGTAAACCTACGCCCATAGAATCGCAAGAAATTCAAAGACTCCACTCTTGGATGACCTAAAGGGACCTCTCCTTCTAACATGCCAACAACAGTAGACATGTTTGGCCGTAATGCTGGTTCCTGATGAACACAGCACAAAGCAACTCGAACTAGTATTTCCACCTCTTTACTTGTCACTCGCTTCTCTAACCTTGGGTCCACAAGCTCCAAGTACCTCCCCTGCTCATGCATTTCCAATGCAAGTAGTGGAAAATAAACAAGTCCCGATGCTGATGACGACATTGAGTGAACTCTACCACTGTTACTGTCGTCCAACCTATGGCTTTGAAATCGTGGTGAGCAATTTTTTCTTCCACTCACAAGCTCAAGCAGTACCattccaaaactataaacatcagTTTTTTCTGAAATTGCAGAGTTAGTAAGCCACTCAGGTGCAAGATATCCACGAGTGCCCCTCATTCTTGTGAACAGACTAGACTGTTCAGGAGTTAAAAGCTTTGAAAGCCCAAAATCTGAGATCTTCGCCTGAAAATGATCATGCAAGAGAATGTTTTCTGGTTTGATATCACAATGGATGATCTTATGTTCACAACCACTGTGCAAGTATGCAAGTCCTCGTGCGGTTCCAAGTGCTATATCGAACCTCTCTTGCCATCCCAAAACGATACCATTTCCAAAAAGGGTACGGTCCAATGAGCTGCGACTCATATACTCGTAAACTAATAGGCGTTGTCTCCCTTGGGCACAAAACCCTCTCAATTTGACCAAATTGACATGGTGAATATTTCCAATAACTGCAATCTCTGTACAGAATTCCTTTTTCCCTTGAACACCTAAATCTCTGATCTTTTTCACAGCCACAACAGTCTTATCAAGCAGTGTACCCTTGTATACAGCACCAAACCCACCTGATCCAATCAGGAACTTAAAATTGTTAGTAGCCACTTCCAGCTCTTCATAGTCAAACCTTTGAGGTAAGCCTGGGATGCAGAAAGCATCTAGGTCTCCAGAGGAAAGTGAGTTCTGACGGCCTAGTTTCTCATCTATAGTTTTTTTGAGTTTCCATCTTGTCCACCAGAGGAAACTTAGAACTATTAACAGAAAGAACCCGGTGAAAGGTAACAGCACAAGAGCAGCTATTGGAAAGTTTTCATTTTGGTCACTCAAATTGTTGCTAGGTCTCAAGTTTGTTTGATTAGGCCGAATAAGAACTTTGATGTAGCCCAGCAGATTACCATCACCTCCACTGCCCGACATAATGGAGCCCAACACGTTCTCAAGTACATAGCAAGAACCTGATGAATTTTCATAGAATATACCTAAGCAAGAGCATTCTCGTGAGCAGAAATCTTGACAGACTGACAAATTTACTCCGTACGTAATAGGCTCAGAGAAATGATTAGAGAAGTAATCTATCCCATAGCCAATCCTTGAATATGAAACAGTGGATAAATTCAACTGACTACCATTCCTGGTTGATTGACAAGCAACTGGAAGAGAATAAGAGGCATCACTTGGCACACAGCCAGTTGCATTCtgtgaagctacatggaattgAGCTGGACATGAACAAGTATGGGAGTTGGATGTAGTGCCATCGATACACAATCCTACCCTGCCACAGATGAATGGGATTTGACAATCATCATCAGGCCCCGCAAATTCCTGTTTCAAGCCATCAGCAGATAAACTACTTACAGTAAACTGGCCTAAGGCATCAAGCCTAGCAATTCGGAAGTTGGATGGCGATAAGGCCACCTGAATGACCACTGTTGATCCATTATTACCAAACAAAAAGAGGCCCGTTTGGTTGATAGCCAGATATTCCACCACATCATTTGAGTTCAAATAAGCATTTGTATTCATTGACAATTTCCAGTATGTCTGTCCATGCCATTGTAATATTGCATCTGAAGCACTAAGTGTAAGGCTATAATCACCAGTTGAAAAGTTGTAATCTGATACAGCACTAGATAGTAACATCCCAGAAGCTAAGTGTTGTCCAATCACAATTGTGTCTGTTGGGTGGTGGAAGCTCTCCCAAAGAGAGCCATTAAACTGATCAAGTAAAACAAGATTACCCATCTCAGTCAGCTGTAGTGCATATACTGATGAGCTCAGTGGTGGAGTTGACCATTTGGGACTGCCATTTTGATCAGAAATTATAAGTCCTTCGGGTGTAAGATACATTTTTCCAGAAATTGAAATGGACATATCTCGATTAGCAGACCAGATGATGGTGTTGGATGCAACATGGATGATGCACAAGTAATAGTTTATTTGTTGAGCATCAGGATTGAAGATAGCAGCTCTAAACGTTCCATTATGAGAATACAAGAAGGCGCCACTTTGgtcaataaattgaaaataagaagCAGTGAAATTTGGATATATGAACTCTGAGAAATCAATACCAGAGACCAGAGCAGGGAAGAAGAAACTGGTAGCAAACAATAAGAAGAATTCCATACAGAGGATCGATGGGAAGACGAACAAAGAGGAATAAGAACAAAGGTCTGATGTGGGGGAATTGCTGAGTGTGGATCATTTCAGCAAGTCAGTTTCCCGCTTCTAGAGTTGACTAATGAAAATCTCTCTCTACCTTTCTATTTCTCTCTCTACACTGACAACATCCTGATTGATGCCTTAAGATAGAGTTAATCGTCTACCAGAAGCTAGCATCAGCTAGGGACGTaagttctaatttttttaatgccaGTCAAACCTGAGGAAGGCTTTATTTATTCTAACAATGTTGGCGATTCATGTACAAAGACCCCATTCTTCCTCTAGTTTAATCCTTTTCATCACTTCCCTTTTTCAAAAAAAGCTATGCGCATAACTTAACCCATGTTCTTTAAATTATATCCTTCTACAATAAACAACACTCCAGTTCAAAGGCATTATTTAGTCTGAAATTATTGGTGCTACAAGCACTAGGGCACATCTCAAACTTTCTTCACAATATCTTATTCACTCAATCATTCATCAAGAATACCCCATAAATAATAACCACCGCTTACTACACCCATTAAGCAacacaataaacaaacaaacataaaatgaaaacGATGCCCACTAACcgacacaaaaataaataaataatacccACTTGACTGAGTTAAAACATCTAAGACTTGGCATTCATAAAACTGCTAAAGCATTTACCTGCTGAGTTATTGTGCTCCCGCCACCATGAGCTGACAACGACCAAATTGCACAAGCAATCCCAACTGGATCGACCCAATAATGGGAAAAGAACGCTTGTCTTCGTAAGAAACTATATTTTTGCCATGAATGTTGAGAATAAACTCTTATCTTCACTAACGAGAAGGGACATTTGGCAGAAGAGCCTGAGAAAAAGAAGCGTCAACGAGATTGTGAAGAGAACTGAGTAGTTCCTGCACGGTACTGGAAAATCCTTTGAATGGattgttttgaaagaaaaatgtcGGGTTTAGGGAGTAGGCTCGGTTCTGGAGTGAGTTGGAACGAGTTGAAAGACTGCAACAGAGTGAAAGAGAGTTGAACTTGTAGTGGTACGGTGAAGCCTGGAAATCGGGTTGTTTTTTAAGAAGAAGACAATAGGAAGCAATTGATGACAGATTAGGAGTCTTGTTTTTGTTCGGTAATAAGGTAAAAAATGACCGTTAATGcggttaattaaaaatattatttattaattaaactgtaattgtattttatttttaatttaaaattatttaaattaataatttttttttattgatttatccAATTATTGACACTAGAATATAACACACTAACTTTTAGTACATACATGAATATATTCTGTAccattaattatttaacaatgaGTATCAAAGTTTGGCAACAATGATAAATTTATGACCATAATATGTTCAAAGGAGCATTTcttaaagttaaaattgatACCCAATCATCCTCACGGGAAGAtcttaaaataatacaaaaaagagattataaataGAAGAATATttcgaaaatttttttaaatatttaaatagacAAATTTTTCAGTCTAAGACAACAAGAAAACCCATGTTTAGCTGAGAAATAGTTAATGATCTATTAAGAAGGATTTTCTTGTTCTTATTCATGACTGCAAGGGAAAGTAATATTCTCTTTGCCAATTAGGGTATTTTCCTTtgtaaatatttctttttagttcaattagaataaaaataaatccataaAATCACATTTGAATTGGTAATATTTCATAATCCTATTTAGTTGTAACTTCTACTTATGATCTTGATGAGCACAATCTTCCTTTGTTTCTCGTATGCTTGTTACTTGCATCAATCTGACTAATAAGGGAGGTCAACAAATATTTGTTATACAAATAAGGATCTTTCATGAGTTTTTCattatagatattttaaaatctcgttgttattttttatcaacTCTTCTTTCTGAGTCATTCTTGTTGGTCATTGAGGAACTTAGAATAGGCCATTCAGAGTCAATGGATAGTTTCATTTTATGGGTTGAAGGAATGTTTTCTCTTCTAATTATAAGACATGATGAATATtcccaacatgatttgggtttGGTTGCACTCGATTACCTTCTCTTTGAGAAGCCCTAAAAGCATTTAGGTGGTTATGCATGTTTGATTAAACAAGTTTGATGACTTGTTCCAACATGTGAGTTTATATCAATTATAGCACCAATGTCTTTGGACATTGAGTGGATGTTATTTTGTCGATGAGAAACGTACTCAAAACATTTATAGGCATTATCCACTTAATGTTATTTCATAATTTGGGTTGTTTAGCTTGGGTCACCTCGCTTGTTATAGCCAAACAACAAGTTGATTTAAAAGACTAAATGATGAGCACGACTAATAGGCAAGAAGCTTGTCTTGTTGCTCGAGGAGTGATGTGCATAAGGCATTTCAAGTGATCATGTGTGTTGGTGGTCTTGGAGTTCGACAAGTTTGGTTGTTTGTCCCATTGCTTATCAAGATCAAAATACTACTAGGTTCATGAGTCTCGAGGACTAAAAGTATTGGCCTAGAGTGTCATCTAAAGGGAGCTTGATATCTAAGATGCTTTTATTTACTCTATGTTAGGGGGTTTTTGTTGGGAGTCAAAAGGTTCAAGGCATGAGGGGCATTTATGGTTCAAAATCCTGTAGTTATTAATTCGTTGCCCTTATCATTGTTGAGAATGAGAACTCTTTATGTATGATACAAATTTTTCCAATGACTATTTCCCTTTTGGAGGTAGGTCTTTCCAACAAGGTGTATAGTGATGGGATAGAGCTATGCACCTACTGTAAGACATCAAGGAGATCATCtatatttggtttaaatttaagagTTGTATTTTGCTTGGGTTACGTCGTGTCAACCTTAAAGGTGAACTaactttgttttataaaattgaggGGTTTTGGATTGCTCTTTGAGTCTTCTAAAGATTtgttatttaaaactttttatatcACATGTCAcgaattattatcaaaatttataagaattgtCGAGGTGAATTAT
This is a stretch of genomic DNA from Mangifera indica cultivar Alphonso chromosome 11, CATAS_Mindica_2.1, whole genome shotgun sequence. It encodes these proteins:
- the LOC123229153 gene encoding G-type lectin S-receptor-like serine/threonine-protein kinase At5g35370; the protein is MEFFLLFATSFFFPALVSGIDFSEFIYPNFTASYFQFIDQSGAFLYSHNGTFRAAIFNPDAQQINYYLCIIHVASNTIIWSANRDMSISISGKMYLTPEGLIISDQNGSPKWSTPPLSSSVYALQLTEMGNLVLLDQFNGSLWESFHHPTDTIVIGQHLASGMLLSSAVSDYNFSTGDYSLTLSASDAILQWHGQTYWKLSMNTNAYLNSNDVVEYLAINQTGLFLFGNNGSTVVIQVALSPSNFRIARLDALGQFTVSSLSADGLKQEFAGPDDDCQIPFICGRVGLCIDGTTSNSHTCSCPAQFHVASQNATGCVPSDASYSLPVACQSTRNGSQLNLSTVSYSRIGYGIDYFSNHFSEPITYGVNLSVCQDFCSRECSCLGIFYENSSGSCYVLENVLGSIMSGSGGDGNLLGYIKVLIRPNQTNLRPSNNLSDQNENFPIAALVLLPFTGFFLLIVLSFLWWTRWKLKKTIDEKLGRQNSLSSGDLDAFCIPGLPQRFDYEELEVATNNFKFLIGSGGFGAVYKGTLLDKTVVAVKKIRDLGVQGKKEFCTEIAVIGNIHHVNLVKLRGFCAQGRQRLLVYEYMSRSSLDRTLFGNGIVLGWQERFDIALGTARGLAYLHSGCEHKIIHCDIKPENILLHDHFQAKISDFGLSKLLTPEQSSLFTRMRGTRGYLAPEWLTNSAISEKTDVYSFGMVLLELVSGRKNCSPRFQSHRLDDSNSGRVHSMSSSASGLVYFPLLALEMHEQGRYLELVDPRLEKRVTSKEVEILVRVALCCVHQEPALRPNMSTVVGMLEGEVPLGHPRVESLNFLRFYGRRFTEASMIEEEEGQSDVMFFVQADASPTSTRIGSNTCFSYVSSHQLSGPR